The following coding sequences lie in one Apium graveolens cultivar Ventura chromosome 1, ASM990537v1, whole genome shotgun sequence genomic window:
- the LOC141668179 gene encoding BEL1-like homeodomain protein 7: MATYFPNSSNERDSGSIHYLREPLLNSYSETPVLPGNVMMYMNYPSSSGSYSDTLAGNSGHQNISIDHPSAEARRSNVSHQEFLSNLGVTRAGEHDLSVWKDGRYETLLMQTMGGVNNTLNRGQDLQGQGLSLSLSPQLSSGVQISSLHGRNPDPGVSSFLSPHTSFSGDDIDRVGTFRDDETSQNRQLRNAEYMLPDVLGSSSALLKADVSSFGMQNILRNVPKSMYLKAAQQLLDEVVNVRKALKQHDRKKEPVADCVYVDRASNDGTSASPAAGQDATSNGLNELSAAEKHELQNKMAKLLSMLDEVDRRYKQYFHQMQIVVSSFDVISGSGAAKPYTALALQTISRQFRCLRDAINGQIRVTRVSLREQDGSAVGISRLRYVDQQLRQQRAFQQFGVMQQHTWRPQRGLPESSVSILRAWLFEHFLHPYPKDSEKIVLARQTGLTRSQVSNWFINARVRLWKPMVEEMYKEEAGDAEMECYSPSDIAPNATKGDSKTSEARGVDLQNTATSSANEKSIIEQFSESRPGDVPDVDMVGSCTQSSFQMLNHGGIEMNPSRDSVDECNIYANTVTQPNGSDNKFLDAYHVPGFGRSGNGVSLTLGLQHREDGSMPVSVGNHPNFVTIRREDVYIGFDSTYSENRQHRLGSSPPWQDFVA, translated from the exons ATGGCTACTTACTTTCCAAATTCAAGCAATGAAAGAGATTCAGGGTCTATCCATTATCTGAGGGAGCCTTTGCTGAATTCTTACTCAGAAACACCAGTTCTTCCAGGGAATGTGATGATGTACATGAACTATCCATcttcttctggatcatattcgGATACCTTGGCTGGAAATTCCGGACACCAGAACATCAGcattgatcatccttctgcgGAAGCTCGGCGTTCCAATGTCTCACATCAGGAATTTCTGTCAAATCTAGGAGTAACCCGAGCTGGTGAACATGATCTGAGTGTCTGGAAAGATGGCAGATATGAGACGTTATTAATGCAAACTATGGGTGGAGTTAACAACACCCTTAACAGGGGACAAGACTTGCAGGGTCAGGGCTTATCTCTCAGCCTAAGTCCTCAGTTATCATCGGGAGTACAAATTTCTTCTCTCCACGGAAGGAATCCTGACCCCGGCGTCTCTTCGTTTTTGAGCCCGCACACATCATTTTCAGGGGATGACATTGATAGAGTTGGAACTTTTAGAGATGATGAGACCTCCCAAAATAGACAATTGAGAAACGCGGAGTACATGCTGCCTGATGTTCTGGGAAGCAGTTCAGCATTATTAAAAGCAGATGTCTCGTCTTTTGGGATGCAAAATATTCTTAGAAATGTTCCCAAATCCATGTACCTAAAGGCAGCTCAGCAGCTGCTTGATGAAGTTGTGAATGTTCGTAAAGCTCTGAAGCAGCATGATCGCAAGAAAGAACCAGTCGCAGATTGTGTTTATGTTGACAGAGCATCTAACGATGGAACCTCAGCGTCTCCTGCAGCTGGACAAGATGCAACCAGTAATGGACTAAATGAGCTTTCAGCAGCTGAAAAACACGAACTGCAGAACAAGATGGCAAAATTATTGTCTATGCTGGATGAG GTCGATAGACGGTACAAACAGTATTTCCATCAGATGCAGATTGTGGTATCTTCATTTGATGTGATTTCAGGATCTGGGGCGGCTAAACcctacactgcacttgctctccAGACAATTTCCCGCCAGTTCCGTTGTTTGCGTGATGCTATAAATGGACAAATTAGAGTTACTCGAGTAAGCCTCAGGGAGCAAGATGGCTCCGCAGTTGGAATATCCCGACTCCGGTATGTGGACCAACAGCTTCGACAACAAAGAGCTTTTCAACAGTTCGGTGTGATGCAACAACACACTTGGAGGCCACAGAGGGGACTACCTGAAAGCTCTGTTTCGATACTGCGTGCTTGGCTGTTTGAACATTTTCTTCATCC CTACCCTAAAGATTCCGAAAAGATCGTACTAGCACGGCAGACAGGCTTGACGAGAAGTCAG GTATCAAATTGGTTTATAAATGCACGAGTACGTTTGTGGAAACCCATGGTCGAAGAGATGTACAAAGAAGAGGCTGGTGACGCTGAAATGGAATGTTATTCCCCCTCAGATATTGCCCCAAACGCTACAAAAGGCGATTCAAAGACATCTGAGGCTAGAGGGGTAGACTTACAGAACACTGCGACTTCCTCAGCAAATGAGAAATCTATAATTGAACAGTTCTCCGAGTCCAGGCCTGGTGATGTTCCCGATGTTGATATGGTGGGATCCTGTACCCAGTCCAGTTTCCAGATGTTGAATCATGGAGGAATAGAAATGAACCCTTCAAGAGATAGTGTTGATGAATGTAATATTTACGCAAATACAGTAACTCAGCCAAATGGAAGTGACAACAAGTTCTTGGATGCTTACCATGTTCCAGGATTTGGGAGGTCTGGGAATGGTGTTTCACTCACCCTGGGATTACAGCATCGTGAAGATGGAAGCATGCCAGTGTCTGTTGGAAATCATCCGAATTTTGTTACCATTAGACGGGAGGATGTTTATATCGGTTTTGACTCCACATATTCTGAAAATCGTCAGCACCGACTTGGTTCCTCTCCTCCATGGCAAGATTTTGTAGCATGA
- the LOC141668150 gene encoding protein CHROMATIN REMODELING 35-like isoform X2, which translates to MGRFRNVTEILSDLLEHGMDSPEPFYKLLPEFTCSERSVDDSKDTNMHSKISGEESVMLKTGAKRSKAALQIITIDSDEEEFGDQASFQPLQDVLSDKKSSIFLKALAGSDEGLVDATNIKKYSGMHAHTDDDFDFTKENKQTNLVAEKAIKKDKGTYIGVEDNLTDEEDQQIYYNDDDLGDIWQEMTFAMEACKDTSENSSPAENLADDEEDCKHSVIFNDEIGEVCRICGVVEKKIESIIEYQYAKRTSTRTYKYEDRSWDEEASDILPGVVRFAGHDFVEAEIFVHPRHSKIMKPHQLEGFKFLARNLLNDNPSGCILAHAPGSGKTFMIISFIQTLMAKYPSARPLVVLPKGILQTWKKEFLLWQIEDISLLDFYSVNANSRSQQLEVLKQWVEKRSILFLGYVQFSALVSNPNTNKTTAACQKILLELPSLLIMDEGHTPRNENTDQLAALKSIQTPRKVVLSGTFYQNHVEEVFNILNLVRPRFLRMEACKGPKRRILSIIETTKKGDLLKKSDHEFYEMVEESLLKDGDLNRKALIIQCLREMTSKVLHYYKGDSLDELPGLVDFTVFLNLSPRQKREVVELKKIGGRFKISSEGGSIYVHPQLKGILKNTGKKKRVDQVNIDKVLNKLDINEGVKAKFYLNLLHLCESNGEKLIVFSQYLPPMKFLERLTVKVKGWTPGKQIFTITGDLENNVRELNTELFNNSSDSRVFFGSIKACSEGISLVGASRIIILDIHLNPSVTRQAIGRAFRPGQVKKVYTYRLVATGTLEEEDHSTSFKKESIPKLWFEWNEACRAEDFQMEKVDVTDCGDAFLETPKLHEDVVSLYRR; encoded by the exons ATGGGAAGATTTAGAAATGTAACTGAAATTCTAAGTGACCTTCTTGAGCACGGAATGGATTCACCGGAGCCTTTCTATAAGTTGTTACCTGAATTCACCTGCAGCGAAAGGTCTGTTGATGATTCAAAAGACACAAACATGCATTCCAAAATTTCAGGAGAAGAATCCGTTATGCTGAAGACTGGAGCTAAGCGCAGTAAGGCCGCACTTCAAATAATTACTAttgattcagatgaagaggaATTTGGAGATCAGGCCTCTTTCCAACCACTTCAAGATGTTCTTTCCGATAAAAAGTCTTCTATTTTTCTGAAG GCTTTGGCAGGTAGTGATGAAGGTCTCGTTGATGCaacaaatattaaaaaatatagcGGCATGCATGCCCATACGGATGATGATTTTGATTTTACCAAGGAAAACAAACAGACAAACCTTGTTGCTGAAAAAGCAATTAAAAAAGATAAAGGCACCTATATTGGCGTGGAGGATAATTTAACTGACGAGGAAGATCAGCAAATATACTATAATGATGATGACCTGGGTGATATTTGGCAGGAGATGACATTTGCGATGGAAGCTTGTAAG GATACCTCTGAAAATTCTTCACCTGCTGAAAATTtggctgatgatgaagaagattgTAAACACTCAGTAATCTTTAACGATGAAATTGGCGAAGTTTGTCGTATCTGTGGAGTTGTTGAGAAAAAAATTGAGTCCATAATTGAATACCAGTATGCAAAG AGAACAAGTACCAGAACCTATAAATATGAAGATCGCTCCTGGGATGAAGAGGCCAGTGACATTTTACCTGGTGTGGTAAGGTTTGCGGGACATGATTTTGTTGAGGCTGAAATCTTTGTTCATCCAAGACACAGTAAAATTATGAAACCTCATCAACTTGAAGGCTTTAAGTTTTTGGCGAGGAACCTTCTAAATGATAATCCAAGTGGTTGCATACTGGCCCATGCTCCAGGATCTGGAAAAACTTTTATGATAATCAGTTTTATACAAACTTTAATGGCAAAATATCCCTCAGCAAGACCACTCGTAGTGCTACCAAAAGGTATCTTGCAAACTTGGAAGAAGGAATTTCTGTTGTGGCAAATTGAAGATATCTCTTTACTAGATTTCTACTCTGTGAACGCTAATAGTCGATCTCAGCAACTGGAAGTTCTGAAACAATGGGTTGAGAAGCGAAGCATTCTCTTTCTAGGATATGTGCAGTTTTCTGCACTTGTGTCTAATCCCAATACCAACAAAACTACCGCAGCCTGCCAAAAAATCCTTTTGGAGCTACCATCACTTCTCATCATGGATGAAGGTCACACACCTAGAAATGAGAATACTGATCAGTTGGCTGCCCTAAAAAGTATCCAGACACCTAGAAAAGTTGTGCTTTCTGGAACTTTTTACCAAAACCATGTGGAAGAGGTCTTCAACATTCTGAATCTTGTGAGACCAAGGTTTTTGAGGATGGAAGCATGCAAGGGTCCTAAAAGGCGTATATTGAGTATAATAGAAACCACAAAGAAAGGGGACTTGCTGAAGAAGAGTGATCATGAATTTTATGAGATGGTAGAAGAATCACTCCTAAAGGATGGTGACCTCAACCGAAAGGCACTTATTATACAATGTCTTAGGGAAATGACTAGCAAGGTTCTTCACTACTACAAAGGGGATTCGCTTGACGAATTACCAGGCCTTGTTGATTTCACAGTGTTTCTCAATCTCAGCCCACGACAGAAACGTGAGGTTGTAGAACTGAAAAAAATAGGAGGAAGATTTAAGATCAGCTCTGAGGGAGGCTCAATTTATGTACACCCGCAGTTAAAAGGCATTTTAAAGAATACTGGGAAAAAAAAGAGAGTTGATCAAGTCAATATTGATAAGGTGCTGAATAAATTGGATATAAATGAAGGAGTAAAAGCCAAGTTTTATCTTAATCTGCTTCATTTGTGCGAATCAAATGGCGAGAAGCTTATTGTGTTCAGTCAATACCTCCCTCCTATGAAGTTCTTAGAGAGATTAACAGTGAAGGTTAAAGGTTGGACTCCCGGAAAGCAGATCTTTACGATCACAGGTGACCTTGAGAATAATGTTCGAGAACTTAACACGGAACTCTTCAACAACTCCTCAGATTCCAGAGTTTTCTTTGGATCTATCAAAGCTTGTAGTGAAGGCATATCACTTGTGGGGGCTTCACGAATAATCATACTGGACATTCATCTAAACCCATCAGTAACTCGCCAGGCAATTGGGCGTGCATTCCGTCCAGGCCAAGTGAAAAAAGTGTACACCTACCGTCTGGTAGCTACAGGAACACTGGAAGAGGAAGATCATTCCACTTCATTTAAGAAGGAATCTATTCCAAAGCTGTGGTTTGAATGGAATGAGGCCTGCCGTGCAGAAGATTTCCAGATGGAGAAAGTAGACGTCACAGACTGTGGCGATGCCTTTCTGGAAACCCCAAAATTGCATGAAGATGTTGTTTCTCTTTACAGAAGATGA
- the LOC141668150 gene encoding protein CHROMATIN REMODELING 35-like isoform X1 codes for MDSPNSSSLQQSSTTDVYSKSNKRKASEDASFSSSNLTVGDLLKELDMGRFRNVTEILSDLLEHGMDSPEPFYKLLPEFTCSERSVDDSKDTNMHSKISGEESVMLKTGAKRSKAALQIITIDSDEEEFGDQASFQPLQDVLSDKKSSIFLKALAGSDEGLVDATNIKKYSGMHAHTDDDFDFTKENKQTNLVAEKAIKKDKGTYIGVEDNLTDEEDQQIYYNDDDLGDIWQEMTFAMEACKDTSENSSPAENLADDEEDCKHSVIFNDEIGEVCRICGVVEKKIESIIEYQYAKRTSTRTYKYEDRSWDEEASDILPGVVRFAGHDFVEAEIFVHPRHSKIMKPHQLEGFKFLARNLLNDNPSGCILAHAPGSGKTFMIISFIQTLMAKYPSARPLVVLPKGILQTWKKEFLLWQIEDISLLDFYSVNANSRSQQLEVLKQWVEKRSILFLGYVQFSALVSNPNTNKTTAACQKILLELPSLLIMDEGHTPRNENTDQLAALKSIQTPRKVVLSGTFYQNHVEEVFNILNLVRPRFLRMEACKGPKRRILSIIETTKKGDLLKKSDHEFYEMVEESLLKDGDLNRKALIIQCLREMTSKVLHYYKGDSLDELPGLVDFTVFLNLSPRQKREVVELKKIGGRFKISSEGGSIYVHPQLKGILKNTGKKKRVDQVNIDKVLNKLDINEGVKAKFYLNLLHLCESNGEKLIVFSQYLPPMKFLERLTVKVKGWTPGKQIFTITGDLENNVRELNTELFNNSSDSRVFFGSIKACSEGISLVGASRIIILDIHLNPSVTRQAIGRAFRPGQVKKVYTYRLVATGTLEEEDHSTSFKKESIPKLWFEWNEACRAEDFQMEKVDVTDCGDAFLETPKLHEDVVSLYRR; via the exons ATGGACTCCCCAAATTCATCCTCCTTGCAGCAATCATCAACTActg ATGTGTATTCAAAGAGCAACAAGCGAAAAGCTAGTGAAGATGCGTCTTTCTCTTCTAGTAATCTTACAGTAGGTGATCTTTTGAAGGAGCTTGATATGGGAAGATTTAGAAATGTAACTGAAATTCTAAGTGACCTTCTTGAGCACGGAATGGATTCACCGGAGCCTTTCTATAAGTTGTTACCTGAATTCACCTGCAGCGAAAGGTCTGTTGATGATTCAAAAGACACAAACATGCATTCCAAAATTTCAGGAGAAGAATCCGTTATGCTGAAGACTGGAGCTAAGCGCAGTAAGGCCGCACTTCAAATAATTACTAttgattcagatgaagaggaATTTGGAGATCAGGCCTCTTTCCAACCACTTCAAGATGTTCTTTCCGATAAAAAGTCTTCTATTTTTCTGAAG GCTTTGGCAGGTAGTGATGAAGGTCTCGTTGATGCaacaaatattaaaaaatatagcGGCATGCATGCCCATACGGATGATGATTTTGATTTTACCAAGGAAAACAAACAGACAAACCTTGTTGCTGAAAAAGCAATTAAAAAAGATAAAGGCACCTATATTGGCGTGGAGGATAATTTAACTGACGAGGAAGATCAGCAAATATACTATAATGATGATGACCTGGGTGATATTTGGCAGGAGATGACATTTGCGATGGAAGCTTGTAAG GATACCTCTGAAAATTCTTCACCTGCTGAAAATTtggctgatgatgaagaagattgTAAACACTCAGTAATCTTTAACGATGAAATTGGCGAAGTTTGTCGTATCTGTGGAGTTGTTGAGAAAAAAATTGAGTCCATAATTGAATACCAGTATGCAAAG AGAACAAGTACCAGAACCTATAAATATGAAGATCGCTCCTGGGATGAAGAGGCCAGTGACATTTTACCTGGTGTGGTAAGGTTTGCGGGACATGATTTTGTTGAGGCTGAAATCTTTGTTCATCCAAGACACAGTAAAATTATGAAACCTCATCAACTTGAAGGCTTTAAGTTTTTGGCGAGGAACCTTCTAAATGATAATCCAAGTGGTTGCATACTGGCCCATGCTCCAGGATCTGGAAAAACTTTTATGATAATCAGTTTTATACAAACTTTAATGGCAAAATATCCCTCAGCAAGACCACTCGTAGTGCTACCAAAAGGTATCTTGCAAACTTGGAAGAAGGAATTTCTGTTGTGGCAAATTGAAGATATCTCTTTACTAGATTTCTACTCTGTGAACGCTAATAGTCGATCTCAGCAACTGGAAGTTCTGAAACAATGGGTTGAGAAGCGAAGCATTCTCTTTCTAGGATATGTGCAGTTTTCTGCACTTGTGTCTAATCCCAATACCAACAAAACTACCGCAGCCTGCCAAAAAATCCTTTTGGAGCTACCATCACTTCTCATCATGGATGAAGGTCACACACCTAGAAATGAGAATACTGATCAGTTGGCTGCCCTAAAAAGTATCCAGACACCTAGAAAAGTTGTGCTTTCTGGAACTTTTTACCAAAACCATGTGGAAGAGGTCTTCAACATTCTGAATCTTGTGAGACCAAGGTTTTTGAGGATGGAAGCATGCAAGGGTCCTAAAAGGCGTATATTGAGTATAATAGAAACCACAAAGAAAGGGGACTTGCTGAAGAAGAGTGATCATGAATTTTATGAGATGGTAGAAGAATCACTCCTAAAGGATGGTGACCTCAACCGAAAGGCACTTATTATACAATGTCTTAGGGAAATGACTAGCAAGGTTCTTCACTACTACAAAGGGGATTCGCTTGACGAATTACCAGGCCTTGTTGATTTCACAGTGTTTCTCAATCTCAGCCCACGACAGAAACGTGAGGTTGTAGAACTGAAAAAAATAGGAGGAAGATTTAAGATCAGCTCTGAGGGAGGCTCAATTTATGTACACCCGCAGTTAAAAGGCATTTTAAAGAATACTGGGAAAAAAAAGAGAGTTGATCAAGTCAATATTGATAAGGTGCTGAATAAATTGGATATAAATGAAGGAGTAAAAGCCAAGTTTTATCTTAATCTGCTTCATTTGTGCGAATCAAATGGCGAGAAGCTTATTGTGTTCAGTCAATACCTCCCTCCTATGAAGTTCTTAGAGAGATTAACAGTGAAGGTTAAAGGTTGGACTCCCGGAAAGCAGATCTTTACGATCACAGGTGACCTTGAGAATAATGTTCGAGAACTTAACACGGAACTCTTCAACAACTCCTCAGATTCCAGAGTTTTCTTTGGATCTATCAAAGCTTGTAGTGAAGGCATATCACTTGTGGGGGCTTCACGAATAATCATACTGGACATTCATCTAAACCCATCAGTAACTCGCCAGGCAATTGGGCGTGCATTCCGTCCAGGCCAAGTGAAAAAAGTGTACACCTACCGTCTGGTAGCTACAGGAACACTGGAAGAGGAAGATCATTCCACTTCATTTAAGAAGGAATCTATTCCAAAGCTGTGGTTTGAATGGAATGAGGCCTGCCGTGCAGAAGATTTCCAGATGGAGAAAGTAGACGTCACAGACTGTGGCGATGCCTTTCTGGAAACCCCAAAATTGCATGAAGATGTTGTTTCTCTTTACAGAAGATGA